The segment GCAGCAGCAGTTTTATATAAAGTCTTCCCTCCCCAGCAAACTAAAGCAGCAGTCTCCCTTTCTGGGTTTCCTTAATCATGGATCTCAATATGAGTGTTTCTGCAATAGGACTTACAATTATTTTGTTTACTGTTTTGCTGTCCTCTCTATTGGGATGGGCGAGAAAAAACAATGGGAGTATGCCTTTGCCAGGACCATTTGCGCTGCCCATCATAGGAAACCTCCATCAGTTGGGAGCTCTTCCTCACCGCAGTCTGCAGCGGCTGGCTGAGCAACATGGGCCTATAATGATGCTCAAGTTCGGTTCTGTTCCCGTCGTGGTCGCCTCTTCTTCTCAGGCGGCGAAACAGTTTCTGAAAACCCATGACATGAGTTTTCTCAGCAGACCGTCTACTACTGCTGGAAAATACTTGTTTTACAATTGCAAGGACATCGTGTTTGCCCCCTACGGAGATTATTGGCGAAATATACGAAAGACTTGCATGTTGGAGATGCTGAGTGCCAAGAGAATCGAGTCGTTCAAAGGTGTGCGGGAGGAAGAGGCCCTGGCAATGGTCCGATCGATCTGGCAGAAGAGCGACAAGGGCAGAGTGGGCGTGGATTTGAGCCGCATCATTTCCTGCCATACCTCCGACTTCATGTGGCGAATATTGACGGGGAGGACAAACGCCGACAGCCTCTCTGGCGGCACAACGTTTGAGGAATTGATTTGGAAGGCTGCTGAGTTGATGGGAGCTATCAACATTGGCGACTTCATTCCTTGTTTGGATTGGCTCGACTTGCAGGGGCTGAGGGGACGTATGAAGAATGTCCACCAGCGGATTGACGCTGTTTTTGACAAAATAATAGATGAACATGTTGAGCGCAAGGGGAGGCGCGGCGCGGAGGAGAAGGAGCGGCATAAGGACCTGGTTGACGTACTTGTGGAAATGGAAATCACAGTAGAAGAGAAGAAGGCTATCCTTATGGTaagtataattttattatatatgtgAATGCAGTGGTCGCACTGTTTTgtattgattatatatatttatgcctatggtttaactcaTCTATGTGTTTGTAGGACATGTTTCTTGGGGCAATAGAGACAGAGACATCTACATTGGAATGGGCAATGAGCGAGTTATTGAGAAATCCATATGTGATGAAGAAATTGcaagaagaaattgattttatagttaaaaaagatgagaaaataGCGTCATCTGATATTGTAGGCATGGAATATTTACATTGTGTGGTGAAAGAGACAATGAGATTGTATCCAATAGGCCCGTTGCTCATCCCCCATGAATCTACGGAAGATTGTGTTGTGGAAGGACCTCATCATGACTACTTCATACCAAGAAAAACAAGGCTTATTATTAATGCTTGGGCAATAGGAAGAGATCCAAAAGTATGGGAAGATCCCTTGGAATTTAGGCCTGAGAGATTTATGGGTAAAAATTTTGATATGATAAGAGATCCAGAATTAAGCATGATTCCTTTTGGGGCAGGAAGGAGAAGTTGCCCAGGTGCTTCTATGGCCATTGCTAATTTGGAGATTGCATTAGTATACCTTGTTCACTACTTCAATTGGAAATGTGAAGGAGAGTTAGACATGAACGAATCTTTTGGAATCACCATTCCGAGAAAAGTGCATCTCTTTGTTATTCCCACTTGGAGGTTAAAGGTGAATGAACCATTTTACCTTAAAGTTTAATCACTATAAAAAGTGTTCATTACCTTTTCACTCAAATTATGTAAAACATAATCCTTATAAATAAATATTCTTCTCATTATGAGTTGAatacaaaatttatatatatattacaatatgT is part of the Cryptomeria japonica chromosome 10, Sugi_1.0, whole genome shotgun sequence genome and harbors:
- the LOC131039155 gene encoding cytochrome P450 750A1; amino-acid sequence: MDLNMSVSAIGLTIILFTVLLSSLLGWARKNNGSMPLPGPFALPIIGNLHQLGALPHRSLQRLAEQHGPIMMLKFGSVPVVVASSSQAAKQFLKTHDMSFLSRPSTTAGKYLFYNCKDIVFAPYGDYWRNIRKTCMLEMLSAKRIESFKGVREEEALAMVRSIWQKSDKGRVGVDLSRIISCHTSDFMWRILTGRTNADSLSGGTTFEELIWKAAELMGAINIGDFIPCLDWLDLQGLRGRMKNVHQRIDAVFDKIIDEHVERKGRRGAEEKERHKDLVDVLVEMEITVEEKKAILMDMFLGAIETETSTLEWAMSELLRNPYVMKKLQEEIDFIVKKDEKIASSDIVGMEYLHCVVKETMRLYPIGPLLIPHESTEDCVVEGPHHDYFIPRKTRLIINAWAIGRDPKVWEDPLEFRPERFMGKNFDMIRDPELSMIPFGAGRRSCPGASMAIANLEIALVYLVHYFNWKCEGELDMNESFGITIPRKVHLFVIPTWRLKVNEPFYLKV